The bacterium genome contains the following window.
GGCTGGTTGACGAGGACACATTCCTGAAGGCCATAGAAATCGCCCACGCGGAGATCAAGAGGATTGTCAATCTTCAGTTGAAGCTCGCAGAAGCCGCCGGCAAACCCAAAGCGGAGTTCACGCCGCGCAAGCTCGATGCGAACTTGGTTGATCGTCTGTCGAAAACTTACACAGGTCGCGTCGCAGAATTGCTTCAAGTACCTGAAAAGCAGTCCAGAAAGAAGGCGATGAAAGTTATCATTGCCGAAGCGGTTGAGGCGCTTGCCGACGAATTCCCTGATTCTGATTCCGCGATCAAGGAATGGGTTAACTCGTGTTTTGATCAGGTCGTAAGACATCGAGTCGTGAAAGAGAAGGTTCGTCTCGACGGTCGCGGCCCGACCGACATTCGACCGATTTCATGTGAGATCGACGTACTTCCGCGTGTGCATGGCAGCGCGCTGTTTACGAGAGGTCAGACGCAGGCGCTTGGAGCGATAACTCTTGGAGCGAAGTTCGACGAACAGAAGGTAGACGGCATTGACGGCGTCTACTTCAGGCCGTATATGCTTCATTATAACTTCCCGCCGTTCAGCGTGGGAGAAGTTCGCAAGTTTCTGGGTCAATCACGTCGCGAGGTCGGTCACGGCAATTTGGCGTGGCGCGCGATTCAACCGGTTTTGCCCGCATGGGATGACTTCCCGTATACGATTCGAGTTGTTTCGGAAGTTCTTGAATCCAACGGCAGTTCGTCAATGGCGACGGTCTGTGCCGGTTGCATGTCGCTCATGGCCGGCGGTGTGCCGCTCAAGTCACCTGTCGCTGGAATCGCGATGGGTCTTATCGAGGAGGATGGTCAAGTCGCGATACTCTCCGACATTCTGGGCGATGAAGATCACCTTGGCGATATGGACTTCAAGGTCACGGGAAATGAGCAGGGCATTACAGCGTGCCAGATGGACATCAAGATTACCGGAATTTCGATCGACTTGATGCGCGTTGCTATCAAGCAGGCCAGAGCCGGAATTGCGCACATTCTTGACAAGATGCGCGAGGCCATTGCCGAACCGCGCCCGATGATATCTCCTTTCGCGCCGCGCATCGCGTTCTTCACCGTTGATCCGGATAAGATCGGACTAATCATTGGTCCGGGTGGCCGAACGATACGCGACATCATAGCCCGAAGCGGAGCACAGATCGATATCGAAGATACCGGACAGATTTGCATTTCCGGTCCAAGCTCGGAAGAGGTGGAGAAGGCTCTGGCCATTCTCCGCGGCATGACGGAGAATCCGGAAGTCGGCAGAACTTACGATGGTCGCGTCACAAAAGTGACCGACTTCGGTGCTTTTGTCGAGATTCTGCCCGGACGTGAAGGTCTTCTGCATATCAGCGAAATCGAGCATCATCGCGTT
Protein-coding sequences here:
- a CDS encoding polyribonucleotide nucleotidyltransferase — translated: MTRETLELGGLSLSLETGKMAKQADGAIWLTLGDTTVLATVCANLDAETDFDFMPLTVDYREKMYSVGRIPGGFFKREGRPSEKETLSARLTDRPLRPLFPDGFNKEVQIMINVLSSDGEHDPDVLGTIAASAALVISQVPFNGPVGAVRMGCINGEYIVNPTFKQLEESSLDVVVAGTSESIMMIEGLARLVDEDTFLKAIEIAHAEIKRIVNLQLKLAEAAGKPKAEFTPRKLDANLVDRLSKTYTGRVAELLQVPEKQSRKKAMKVIIAEAVEALADEFPDSDSAIKEWVNSCFDQVVRHRVVKEKVRLDGRGPTDIRPISCEIDVLPRVHGSALFTRGQTQALGAITLGAKFDEQKVDGIDGVYFRPYMLHYNFPPFSVGEVRKFLGQSRREVGHGNLAWRAIQPVLPAWDDFPYTIRVVSEVLESNGSSSMATVCAGCMSLMAGGVPLKSPVAGIAMGLIEEDGQVAILSDILGDEDHLGDMDFKVTGNEQGITACQMDIKITGISIDLMRVAIKQARAGIAHILDKMREAIAEPRPMISPFAPRIAFFTVDPDKIGLIIGPGGRTIRDIIARSGAQIDIEDTGQICISGPSSEEVEKALAILRGMTENPEVGRTYDGRVTKVTDFGAFVEILPGREGLLHISEIEHHRVAKVTDHLNVGDPVNVKLVKITPEGKLDLSRKALLPKPEGYVEEPPRERSDRGHHGKGREKHSRHEKVKDGD